In Clarias gariepinus isolate MV-2021 ecotype Netherlands chromosome 21, CGAR_prim_01v2, whole genome shotgun sequence, the sequence GTCTCACACCGAGGGGGCCATCTTCATCTCATGTTCTGCACTACATTACACCAAAGGTTCAGGAGTGTAAAGGACTCGCTGGCCTTCAGAGCTGTTTGTGGTGTGGGAATGGAAATGTGAAAAACGATACTGTGGACTCTGTGGAATTGTAAATTTAAGGGGGGAAACACATACCAGGATAAATAAGatgtgctgtacagtatatgaatgaaTAAGCGAGATCATTTGGAGTGAAAGTTCAGATCttttgaataaaaattattttaaacaaaatcaacACACATTTCGGTTAACAGATTGTTGTACACCATTTTTTCCACTGTTTTGTGTGTCCAATAATTATCTAGTCTATTAATTTATCTAAGAGTGTGTATTCATGTCATTACAAAATCTCCCAATGCAGTGCAACAGCTTGATGCCaatatatacaccaatcagccataacactagCACCAACACAGCATGAActaaataacactgattatctatTATACACCAGTAAATTAGTAACAGCATCATGGACATCCTTGTATAAATCCCACAGGAGAGCTAATGCAGCATAAACCACTGAAAAATTCAATGCTGGCAGCAATAGAAAGGCATCAGAACACCTATTGCACCACACGCCGCCACCCACAtcgcccagcaggcaaagagttcactGTCTACTAGCCcttccagggtcgagggtttgcgGAATAGACGATGAATAAATCCAAATTATTTCTAAACGTCCTGTTGAATCCATCATTGGACGTCTGAGAATTCAATAGTTGAGCTGTTTggctttttagaaaaaaaaagctctgggCATCTTGCATTTCTACAGCTTCTGCCTTTTCTTATTTCCTGATGAACAATTATGTACTACTGTATTATTACGGCAGTAGagtggattagtggttagcactgtcgccttgcacctccagggtccaggttcgattcccagcttggggtctgtgtgtatgttgagtttgcatgtgcttggtgaAAGGTTTCCaccggatactccggtttcctcccacagtctaaagacatgcagatcaggttattcagcgttcccaaattgtcctgaaaatgggaataaatacaacgaacgctcaccactggcctccacggcccctagttggactacagaggttcttagatggaaggcttattttatttgaatatttttaccTTAAGAAAGCATTACCTTTAAATATTCATGTGTTTTAGTTTCCACATAAATCAGAACTTTGTGCGGTACAGTCCTGCTGGTTTACcttcattcatttataattaTGAACATGTGGACGAAATTGTAGCAGTGATAGAATGTTACGAATTTGTTAATCTAGTTAtctaatatttacattataattttaataatttcttcTGTAGAACTCTTTTCAGTTATTTGACATGAATCTATTTTCATTTGAATgttttctttgtggtatttattGTTTGATGCTCATTTGGTTCATTATgttaatatctttaaaaaaaaaaacattgtaatgtTATAATATGACACGTGTTGTGGTAAagtctaaataaaactttatatatatatatatatatatatatatatatatatatatatatatatatatatatatatataaaagagagaaaacacagacagactAACAATTCCCTGAACTACAAACGACACACCGCGCTCGAGCGCAGAGCGCCTGTCGCACAATTATGACGTAGAACTCAGCGCTCAGAGCAACATGGCGGCGTCCTTTAGAGTTCTCATGCGTCAGGCACTTTATTACCCAAACCAGCGTCTCACTCCTGTGTgtagagtcacacacacactttactccGCCGAGGCGTCGATGTGCCGAGGATACGCCGGAGTGTCGGAGGGAAAAGACGTCCATTTTGGCTTCGAGACGGTGACAGAGGAGGAGAAATCAGAAagaggtgacacacacacacacacacacacacacatacggagTGGGAGAGGATTTGACTGtacgaatgtaaatatttgtcatgccaataaagtACCCTTGAATCTTGAGGTGTGTGTcaaagacagacacacacatacacacacacacacacacacacagagagacatactgaaggagagagagagagagagagagagagagagagagacacacacacacacagatagtaagacagagagacacatacacacacatagtaagagagaaggagacacacatacacacacacagagagagacacacacacacagatagtaagacagagagagagacacacacacacagatagtaagacagagagagagagacacataaacacacatacccacacagatagtaagagagagagagacacacatacacacagatagtaagacagagagagagagacacataaacacacatacccacacagatagtaagagagagagagacacacatacacacagatagtaagacagagagagagagagagacacatacacacacatacacacagatagtaagagagagagacacacatacacacacatagtaagagagagagacacacacatacacacacatagtaagagagaaggagacacacacacacacagataataagacagagagagagacacagagagagagagagacacacacacagagacagagactctGTATACATTGAtgatattattactattattactattattattattattattattactattattataagatCTTGGGCTTTAGCTCAGCAGCTCCTTGTTAACTAAACAAGGGAAATATTCACCTTCACTGCAGTTTTACAacacttttattataaatattatagacATCATACATTACAGCACCTCAGCACCTCGAGTTACCAGTTAATGCTGGTAGTGTACAAGATTAAAAGAATCCCATCAATCCAATAAGGAATTCGTTTTGAAAGAAAGATTATTTTCTGACTTCTTATTAAAACGTCtttatattcataataaaaGCACAGAGCCACAATAAATTGGCAGAAAGAGCACTTATTTTCTTAATCACACCCATGTTCAGAGTCAAATCGCCTTTATTTGTGTAGGACATTGTTTtacaaaaacagacaaatatcaattttaattctgtaaagctgctttgcagtaATGACCTCTGTTAAAGTGCTATatgaataacattttatttaattaaatagaattttgGTTAAGTAGAAAAAACTCATCTGATTTAGGATTCAGAATGTGGCTTGTACGGTACCAGTCAACACAtttagacacaccttctaattcactTTTCTTAGTGATAAATTTTCTAAATTCTGAAGCAAAACTGGAGATTTCTATGAAAACCattgaaataacacatatatgGAATTAGtcgttattttaagacacggaggacaagaacaatattgtttttattaacaaacagcacctcggattagagaCATTATGAAGGCTGTACAGAGCACGAGGAGCAGACACATCACAATATCAACTGGCCGAAGGAGATTATTGACcgtggaattagaaggtgtccaaacttttgactggtagtgtataagATTCAGGGACCCCAATTAATCCAATAGGGAACTTAGTAAGGCAGTAAGTGAGGCAgttaagaaagtaagaaagcaAGTAAGTAAGTGGTTAAGAACTTTAAGAAAGAAGTAAAGTTATGGTTGGAATGAATGCAGGAGTCAGTTCACCTTTTTCTGAAAATTGacatttgtctgtttttgtaaattaatgtACTACACGAAAAAAGGTGATTTGACTCCGAACATGGGTGTGATTAAGAGTATAAGTGCTCTTTCTGCTGATTTATAAGGGCTCTGTGCTTTTATTAGGAATATCAatattttggaatttttgtttctttcaaaaCAAGTTCTTATTGGATTAATGAGGTTCTTTGAGTCTTGTACACTACCAGTCTTAACAGGCTGTGCtgttaaatcaaatttaaatcaaatatcaTATAAAAGTTGTGTTTAAAATGGACATTCAGTGTTTACAGGATTTTACTTCAGTCATGCTGTTtgtcagagttttttttttacttattcatGAGTTAATGAGGCCATCTACAGGCCACATCATGATACTGCAACATCAGTTTCAACTTCCATGAAAGATACCTGGAAAATATATAGGTATAAAAATGTTATCCTGGATATACGTATGTATTTATAAGTTTGTCTTTAATAATGAAAGCGAGAAGGGAAAACCCTGAGACGACATAATGAAGAAACCTTgcgaggaaccagactcaaaagtcAACCCATCCTCATCTCAGATCTTTAATAGCTTCTATTAATTAATAGATACTTTACTCTGATTTTTGTTTGCTACATTATGCATCAAATACATTATTATCAATTAAACCAAATACAAAGTAAATTGTGAATTTGATTCTGACCCGGTGTGGAAATATAACGGACCCTTTCTTGCACAAACCAGGAAGCATGAAATCGGCTCGTTTTGATATCCACATTTCATTCTAGGTCTGGTTTTGATCCTTACTCTGATTTTATTCTGAACTtggtttcagttttatttctgatttgaTTATGGTCAATATGGGTAATGTGCAATATGCGTGGAATAACTTGAGTGCAATATGCGTGAATTTCTTGCATTAtttgtgtaaagtgtgtaaagGTTAATTGTGTATTCTGTTTAATATGCATAAAGCACCTAATTTCGTTGGACATAGCACATGCTCCAGTGATACTGATTCTAAATGTGGTTCCGATTCAGGCTTTGACTTAATTCAGATTCTGACTGTTTATTCTAACTTTAacattctaattttatttggatTCTTACTCTGGTAAACTTGAGTTTTGATTCCCACAATAATTTAATCTGGATTCTTATTCAGGTATGGATTCAAACCCCAACTTGATTCAGATTCTGACTATAATTGGGGTTCCTGTTCGTACTCTGATTTAATTGGATTCTGACTTTTGTGGTGTTTTCAACTCATGGATTCTGACATGGATTCTGATTCTGGTTTTGATTCTAGCTTTTATTTAATCTGCATTCTGATTCTGGTTTTGATTctaactttaatttaatctggATTCTGATTCTGGTTTTGATTTAATCTGGATTCTGATTCTGGTTTTGATTCCAACTTTAAGTTAATCTGGATTCTGATTCTGGGTTTGATTTAATCTGGATTCTGATTCTGGTTTTGATTCTGACCTGATTTGATTCAGATTCTAAATTTGGTGTTACTTCTAACTCTGACTTAATTCtgaatgtaattttaatttcatcTCTGATTTGATTCTGATTTTTACTCTTGATTTGATCCTAACTTCAacctgattttctttttttttttttgtccgatTTGTTTCTGATTCTGGTTCTACTTGATGCTACTTCTGACTTTATTCAGATTCTGACTCTTGATTAGATTCTAGCACTGACTTGATTCTAATGCTGGTTTAAATGCTAACTCTGACAGATTCTGACTCATTTTTAATTTCTGATTCTGACTTTGGTATTAATTTtggtaattaattaaaaaatatattaatattattatcatttagatgttttatttttttctgatttctttttttagtttcttgTAGAAACTTAGTAACTTAAATTTCACCACTGATTCAGTCGCAGTAACTCCATGTACAGGTCCTCATGTAGCGGTGTGTTCTGGGGTCTCACACACatttgcgtttgtgtgtgtatcttcCTCAGTCTATAAAGTGTTTGAAAGCGTTGCTCAGAAGTATGACGTGATGAACGATGCGATGAGTCTTGGTATCCATCGGCTGTGGAAGGACGCGCTGCTGCGTGTGATGAATCCTCAGCCTGGATTACGTCTGCTGGACGCCGCCGGAGGCACCGGTACATGCTTTCATTcttacagtgctgtaaaaaaaattaagaataagTGAGCAagcaattaaaatatatatgtgtgtgtgtgtgtgttgtctagGTGATATCTCATTCCGTTTCCTGAATTACACGCGGTCAGTGCATGAGCGGCAGCTGCGGCAGAGAGCACGGACCAATCAGACACCATCGTGGCAGGAGATCTCCGGCGGTTACGGCTCAGAGGGGGCGCAGATTCCAGAATCTCGAGCGGTGGTGTGTGATATCAATAAAGAGATGCTGAAGGTGGGGAAAGAGCGGGCGGAGACCGCCGGAATCACCACAGGTACCGAGTCACATGAGAAGTGTTGGGGGGGTAAAGATTATTACTTAAATTATGATTACATTCACAATTTAATGTCTTTATAATAATTTGAAtgaaacttaaaagaaaaattaagactgaaaataccaaataataaaaatttaaataaaatgagcaTATTTGTCtgtagaaaacaaaataatttttaaaaaaggtacagaggtttaatattttttagacACAGGAGCCAAAGTTTCATATGCATTTACCAACTAAAAAAGTTATTCATCCTGTTCATACTTCAACACTGAAAACAAAGTctctaaataaatgttgtaatgATGCCTAGAgttcttatttattaatgaatataaTGCAGATCTTAAACATATTTATGCTTCACATCgtaattttttattagtatcaggattgtgtgtgttttatcatggtgtttgtgtttgtgtgtgcgtgtgtgtgtgtgttgctgcatcctcaattaaattaaattcagttttatttgtatagttatCTTTTGACACAATTGATCATCGTATTCtgctttacagattagaaaaggtagtaggaatttaaaaaaagcccTCACCTGGCTTAGAATTCTGTTTGACTGATTaatatcagtttgtagatttaaatggtgactctTTTACCTGTTCTTAAGTAAggttggtgttccacagggttcggttTTAGGCTCACTGCTTTTTGCccttacatgcttcctctgggcaacataatttgtaagcaAGGTATTAGATTTCACCGCTATGCTGCTGACACACAGTTTTATGTCCAGCAaagccagatgagaaaaaatagcttaataaaattaagcaatgtgtgcaggacataagagccTGGATGGTATTAACTTtcttttgcttaatcctgacaagacagaagttctGGTACTAGGTCTACAGGCggctagaagcaagctttttgatcacactgtaactccggatggcctttctgttccgtcaggtgcaacagtaaaagtcctcggtg encodes:
- the coq5 gene encoding 2-methoxy-6-polyprenyl-1,4-benzoquinol methylase, mitochondrial, yielding MAASFRVLMRQALYYPNQRLTPVCRVTHTLYSAEASMCRGYAGVSEGKDVHFGFETVTEEEKSERVYKVFESVAQKYDVMNDAMSLGIHRLWKDALLRVMNPQPGLRLLDAAGGTGDISFRFLNYTRSVHERQLRQRARTNQTPSWQEISGGYGSEGAQIPESRAVVCDINKEMLKVGKERAETAGITTGLSWVVGDAEELPFDDDQFDIYSIAFGIRNVTHIEQALQEALRVLKPGGRFMCLEFSKVSNPLLSRLYDAYSFQMIPVLGEVIAGDWKSYQYLVESIRKFPDQETFKEMIEDAGFFRVQYTNLSGGIVALHSGFKL